A stretch of the Marinobacter sp. JH2 genome encodes the following:
- a CDS encoding alpha/beta hydrolase has product MAGRHPRVLLNSKALTTLVFAFLTLLQTGCSSVFFYPNNTTYITPDRLELDYEDVFLNTADGETLHGWWLPAKTDKPAKGTLYYLHGNAQNVSAHILNVAWLPPEGYNVFTLDYRGYGQSTGAPDIEGALHDVETGLRWLAERQTDQPLFLLGQSLGGALGIALASEWVQRNEQPKLNGVILDGTFSGFRYIAREKLNSFWLTWPFQYPLSWTIPDDYEGVGGISGIAPVPVMIIHSIRDGIIPFHHGTRLYDTAEHPKEFLQTDTPHAATFVIPAYREAVLEFMGDNF; this is encoded by the coding sequence ATGGCAGGCAGGCATCCACGCGTACTTCTAAACTCGAAAGCGCTCACCACGCTAGTTTTCGCATTCCTGACACTGCTGCAAACCGGCTGCAGCAGTGTCTTCTTCTATCCAAACAACACCACCTACATCACCCCAGACCGACTCGAACTGGATTACGAAGATGTGTTCCTGAACACCGCCGACGGAGAAACTCTCCACGGCTGGTGGCTACCGGCTAAAACCGACAAACCCGCCAAAGGTACCCTCTACTACCTCCACGGCAATGCCCAAAACGTAAGCGCTCACATACTCAACGTCGCTTGGCTACCACCGGAAGGCTACAACGTCTTCACCTTAGATTACCGGGGCTACGGCCAATCCACCGGCGCTCCCGACATCGAAGGCGCCCTACACGACGTCGAAACCGGCTTACGGTGGCTGGCCGAGCGCCAAACAGACCAACCACTCTTCCTCCTAGGTCAAAGCCTTGGCGGCGCACTCGGGATTGCCCTTGCCAGCGAATGGGTGCAACGCAACGAACAACCCAAACTCAACGGCGTGATCCTCGACGGCACTTTCTCAGGCTTCCGCTACATAGCCCGGGAAAAACTCAACAGCTTCTGGCTAACCTGGCCCTTCCAATACCCCCTGAGCTGGACCATCCCCGACGACTACGAAGGCGTAGGCGGAATATCGGGCATAGCGCCCGTACCGGTGATGATCATCCATAGTATCCGAGACGGCATCATCCCGTTCCACCACGGCACAAGGCTCTATGATACCGCTGAGCATCCAAAAGAATTCCTCCAGACGGATACCCCACACGCAGCCACCTTCGTGATTCCTGCGTATCGTGAGGCGGTTCTCGAGTTTATGGGAGATAACTTCTAG
- a CDS encoding DUF3015 domain-containing protein, which translates to MKKLIAGAILLSASSMAFAQPGCGVGAMIWKGQSGIAPHVLAATTNGTFGNQTFGMTTGTLGCSTNQSVQSMAMYMDSNIDKVARDMSRGSGENLNTLAVLLGVEEADRADFRQVLQDNFAAIFPNSETTSGEAVDAIVALLEQNTSLSKYVAA; encoded by the coding sequence ATGAAAAAACTGATCGCAGGTGCAATTCTTCTCAGCGCTTCCTCTATGGCATTCGCTCAGCCTGGCTGTGGTGTTGGCGCAATGATATGGAAGGGACAGTCCGGCATTGCTCCACACGTGCTGGCGGCTACTACCAACGGAACATTCGGTAACCAGACCTTTGGTATGACTACCGGTACTCTGGGTTGCTCCACCAACCAATCTGTTCAATCCATGGCTATGTACATGGACAGCAACATCGACAAGGTTGCCCGTGACATGTCCCGCGGCTCCGGTGAAAACCTGAACACTCTCGCCGTGCTTCTTGGCGTAGAAGAGGCGGATCGCGCTGATTTCCGTCAGGTACTGCAGGACAACTTCGCAGCTATCTTCCCGAACTCCGAAACCACTTCTGGCGAAGCGGTAGACGCAATCGTAGCCCTGCTTGAACAGAACACATCTCTGAGCAAGTACGTGGCGGCCTAA
- a CDS encoding ABC transporter ATP-binding protein, translating to MLVLENVHTHYGKIEALHGVSVEVNKGEIVSLIGANGAGKTTLLMTVCGHPQASSGRIILEGKDITLDATSNIMRSGIAIVPEGRRVFSGLTVEENLHMGGFFNTKAEIQKSQDHVYELFPRLKERENQRAGTMSGGEQQMLAIGRALMSKPNMIILDEPSLGLAPIIIQQIFEIIGQLRDEGITVFLVEQNAHQALNLADRGYVLETGKIRLHDTGKNLLNNPEVREAYLGG from the coding sequence ATGCTAGTACTGGAAAACGTTCATACACATTACGGCAAAATTGAGGCCTTACACGGTGTCTCTGTTGAAGTGAACAAGGGAGAAATCGTTTCGCTGATCGGCGCAAACGGGGCCGGTAAAACCACTCTTCTGATGACGGTATGCGGCCATCCGCAGGCCAGCTCGGGGCGCATTATTCTGGAAGGCAAGGACATCACTCTCGATGCCACCTCCAACATCATGCGCTCAGGCATCGCCATTGTGCCGGAAGGCCGTCGGGTATTTTCCGGCCTGACCGTAGAGGAAAACCTGCATATGGGCGGGTTCTTCAACACCAAGGCCGAGATTCAAAAAAGCCAGGATCACGTTTACGAGCTATTCCCCCGGCTCAAAGAACGTGAAAACCAACGCGCCGGCACCATGTCAGGCGGAGAGCAGCAGATGCTGGCCATCGGCCGGGCACTGATGAGCAAACCCAATATGATTATTCTGGATGAACCGTCTCTGGGTTTGGCTCCAATCATCATTCAGCAGATTTTCGAGATAATCGGTCAGCTGCGAGACGAGGGGATTACGGTATTTCTCGTTGAGCAGAACGCGCATCAAGCGCTGAATTTAGCGGATAGGGGTTATGTGCTCGAAACTGGAAAGATCCGGCTGCACGATACAGGCAAGAACTTGCTAAACAATCCCGAAGTCCGGGAGGCATACCTGGGGGGGTAA
- a CDS encoding DUF4105 domain-containing protein, whose product MGYLLRTGQAALWLAGTLATHTAFAINTENLHEHPVWLTLGHYHENSWGSGHTSQADDPAFFLSEDGKTHPKAELSATLEAIQQPGEGNDHARCRFPARDAWLRQQLDLPNEPVSCPAYEDWAGTLNTEKVTLVFAASYLNSPSSMFGHTFLRLDPPQDDNETDLLLANTISYAADAAEHDSELLFAYRGIFGGYPGITAIKPYYEMIRLYNDIEHRDLWEYTLNLSQQEVDTMLAHTWEIQDKNFDYYFFDENCAYRLLALIDVARPGTDLLEEVSTHAIPSDTVRWVRDKDLVESIHYRPSAATAVSHNLESLPDEHQTIAAAIANGYVNVDDPEVQNLPSGEKARLLDATYDYVRYQSEAANWPREIAAPLSHQLLMTRSQIDNTKPIPPVAKPTVRDDQGHDTFRLSLSSGQLAHSAFTDLTIRPAYHDIVDPPEGYRTGAQLQFLRLDARLYHDNDELQVEQITGVEIRSLSPRNQFFSPTSWQVGFGGRRTDTGTQRVLAPYLEGGAGGSWSLGDNSQVFALATADLEIDDDIRRGYDFAPGADLGVLHQSPDFSLLGGVKTKAWIVSSQHRQDQLYLKANYHIGREFSLFTEFTREDHFDRYQSTWQAGIHAYF is encoded by the coding sequence ATGGGCTACCTCTTGCGCACTGGGCAGGCTGCTTTATGGCTTGCCGGCACCTTGGCAACCCACACTGCCTTCGCGATTAATACCGAGAACCTTCACGAACACCCGGTTTGGCTCACGCTTGGCCACTATCATGAAAACAGCTGGGGTTCGGGCCACACGAGCCAGGCCGATGATCCGGCGTTTTTCCTAAGCGAAGATGGTAAAACCCATCCGAAGGCAGAGCTTTCCGCCACCCTGGAAGCGATTCAACAACCGGGCGAAGGTAATGACCACGCGCGCTGCCGCTTCCCTGCCCGAGATGCCTGGTTACGACAACAGCTTGATCTGCCCAATGAACCGGTGAGCTGCCCGGCTTACGAAGACTGGGCCGGCACCCTGAATACCGAAAAAGTCACGCTGGTGTTTGCCGCTTCTTACCTAAATAGTCCCTCGTCGATGTTTGGCCACACCTTCCTGAGACTCGACCCACCGCAGGATGACAACGAAACCGACCTGCTGCTGGCCAATACCATTTCTTACGCCGCCGATGCCGCCGAGCACGACAGTGAACTGCTATTCGCCTATCGCGGTATCTTTGGTGGCTACCCGGGCATTACCGCGATCAAGCCTTATTACGAAATGATCCGCCTATACAACGACATCGAACACCGGGACTTATGGGAGTACACCCTGAACCTGAGCCAGCAAGAAGTCGACACCATGCTGGCCCACACCTGGGAGATCCAGGACAAAAATTTCGATTATTACTTCTTTGACGAAAACTGCGCCTACCGTCTGCTCGCGCTTATTGACGTGGCCCGCCCAGGAACTGACCTTTTAGAGGAAGTAAGTACTCACGCGATCCCTTCCGACACAGTACGTTGGGTGCGCGACAAAGACCTGGTTGAAAGCATTCATTACCGGCCGTCCGCCGCGACAGCCGTTAGTCACAACCTCGAATCCCTGCCCGATGAGCACCAAACCATAGCCGCAGCAATTGCCAACGGCTACGTAAACGTAGACGATCCGGAGGTTCAAAACCTCCCCTCTGGCGAAAAGGCACGCTTGCTCGACGCAACCTATGACTACGTGCGCTACCAGAGCGAAGCCGCCAACTGGCCCCGCGAGATTGCCGCGCCGCTATCTCACCAGTTGCTGATGACCCGAAGCCAAATCGACAACACCAAACCCATACCACCGGTTGCAAAACCCACGGTGCGCGACGATCAAGGCCACGACACCTTCAGGCTCAGCCTGAGTTCAGGCCAGCTGGCCCACAGCGCATTCACCGATCTGACCATTCGACCGGCCTACCACGACATCGTCGATCCCCCCGAAGGCTACCGAACCGGAGCGCAGCTGCAGTTCCTGCGATTGGATGCCCGTCTCTATCACGACAACGACGAACTTCAGGTCGAACAAATTACCGGCGTTGAAATTCGCTCCTTGAGCCCCCGCAACCAGTTCTTCTCCCCCACTTCCTGGCAAGTTGGCTTCGGCGGCCGCCGCACCGACACGGGAACCCAGCGGGTGCTCGCGCCATATCTGGAAGGTGGAGCCGGAGGCAGCTGGAGCCTCGGCGACAACAGCCAAGTCTTCGCCCTGGCCACGGCCGACCTTGAAATCGACGATGACATCCGCCGCGGCTACGACTTCGCCCCGGGCGCAGACCTTGGCGTACTGCACCAAAGCCCAGACTTCAGCTTACTCGGCGGCGTCAAAACCAAAGCCTGGATCGTCAGCAGCCAACACCGGCAAGACCAGCTTTACTTAAAAGCCAACTACCACATCGGCCGCGAATTCAGCCTATTCACCGAATTCACTCGAGAAGACCACTTCGACAGGTACCAAAGCACATGGCAGGCAGGCATCCACGCGTACTTCTAA